A window of the Halobacterium hubeiense genome harbors these coding sequences:
- a CDS encoding DUF7344 domain-containing protein: protein MADDSDGTLPEADIHDVLRNDRRRMVIELLGDADEPVTARELSEAVAARETGEDPPPRDVRQSVYISLQQTHLPKLSDLGIVEYDEQTKEVRPAEHAPAVGVYMEVVPKYGLSYAEFCGSLGVLGALLVAAAEVGVPVVSEVSASAWAVAVFGVLVASAGYRTYSQRSTLVHRLRN from the coding sequence GTGGCGGACGACTCAGACGGGACGCTGCCCGAGGCGGACATCCACGACGTGCTCCGGAACGACCGGCGCCGCATGGTCATCGAACTGCTCGGCGACGCCGACGAACCGGTGACCGCGCGCGAACTCTCGGAGGCCGTCGCCGCCCGGGAGACCGGCGAGGACCCGCCGCCGCGGGACGTCCGGCAGAGCGTCTACATCTCCCTCCAGCAGACCCACCTGCCGAAGCTCTCGGACCTCGGCATCGTGGAGTACGACGAGCAGACCAAGGAGGTGCGGCCCGCGGAGCACGCGCCCGCGGTCGGCGTCTACATGGAGGTCGTCCCGAAGTACGGGCTCTCGTACGCGGAGTTCTGCGGGTCGCTGGGCGTACTCGGCGCGCTCCTCGTCGCCGCCGCGGAAGTCGGCGTCCCGGTCGTGAGCGAGGTCTCCGCGAGCGCGTGGGCGGTCGCCGTCTTCGGCGTGCTCGTCGCGTCCGCGGGCTACCGGACGTACAGCCAGCGGAGCACGCTCGTCCACCGGCTGCGGAACTGA
- a CDS encoding O-acetylhomoserine aminocarboxypropyltransferase/cysteine synthase family protein, with amino-acid sequence MTDASGGRHTRSVHAGQDPDETGARAPPIYQTTSYVFPDADDAADRYALESEADVYSRISNPTVSTLEARLASLEGGVGAVATNAGMGAIDGITTVLAEVGRNIVASEDMYGGTGTYFSHIAGKRGIDTRTVDALDPAAVEDAIDEDTAFVHVETIANPSLVTPDFEAIADVAHDHAVPLVVDNTFATPHLCRPIEHGADVVWESTTKWLHGAGTTLGGVVVDGGTFPWDHPDADFPELSGENPAYGFDFTERFGDRALAAAVRQRAVRATGTGQGPFDAWQTMQGVETLPLRMDRHCENAAALADFLADHPDVAWVSYPGHDDHPTHDEASEYLDSGYGGMLTFGPEGGFDAAKAVCEGVELASFAANVGDAKTLVIHPASTTHAQLSEDEQRAAGVRPDMIRVSVGIEDTADVLADFDRALEDAH; translated from the coding sequence ATGACTGACGCGAGCGGCGGGCGCCACACCCGCAGCGTCCACGCGGGCCAAGACCCCGACGAGACAGGGGCGCGCGCCCCGCCCATCTACCAGACCACGTCGTACGTCTTCCCGGACGCCGACGACGCCGCCGACAGGTACGCCTTAGAGTCGGAGGCGGACGTCTACTCGCGCATCTCCAACCCCACCGTCTCGACGCTCGAAGCCCGCCTCGCCAGCCTCGAAGGCGGCGTCGGCGCCGTCGCCACGAACGCCGGCATGGGCGCCATCGACGGCATCACCACCGTCCTCGCCGAGGTCGGCCGGAACATCGTCGCCAGCGAGGACATGTACGGCGGCACCGGCACGTACTTCTCGCACATCGCCGGCAAGCGCGGCATCGACACCCGGACCGTGGACGCCCTCGACCCCGCGGCCGTCGAGGACGCCATCGACGAGGACACCGCGTTCGTCCACGTCGAGACCATCGCGAACCCGTCGCTCGTCACGCCCGACTTCGAGGCCATCGCGGACGTCGCCCACGACCACGCTGTCCCGCTCGTCGTGGACAACACGTTCGCCACGCCGCACCTCTGCCGCCCCATCGAGCACGGCGCGGACGTCGTCTGGGAGTCCACGACGAAGTGGCTCCACGGCGCGGGCACGACGCTGGGTGGCGTCGTCGTGGACGGCGGCACGTTCCCGTGGGACCACCCCGACGCCGACTTCCCCGAGCTGTCGGGCGAGAACCCCGCGTACGGCTTCGACTTCACGGAGCGCTTCGGCGACCGCGCGCTCGCCGCGGCCGTCCGCCAGCGGGCGGTGCGAGCTACCGGCACCGGACAGGGGCCGTTCGACGCGTGGCAGACGATGCAGGGCGTCGAGACCCTGCCGCTGCGGATGGACCGCCACTGCGAGAACGCCGCCGCGCTCGCAGACTTCCTCGCCGACCACCCGGACGTCGCGTGGGTCTCCTACCCCGGCCACGACGACCACCCCACGCACGACGAGGCCAGCGAGTACCTCGATAGTGGGTACGGCGGGATGCTCACGTTCGGCCCCGAGGGCGGCTTCGACGCCGCAAAGGCCGTCTGCGAGGGCGTCGAGTTGGCGTCGTTCGCGGCGAACGTCGGGGACGCGAAGACGCTCGTCATCCACCCCGCCAGCACCACGCACGCACAGCTCTCCGAGGACGAACAGCGCGCCGCCGGCGTCCGCCCCGACATGATTCGCGTCTCCGTGGGCATCGAGGACACCGCGGACGTGCTCGCTGACTTCGACCGAGCGCTGGAGGACGCCCACTGA
- a CDS encoding MFS transporter has product MVRRERAALAGVVFAVLFAQVLLYPGAADLVAAFGAEDPDTGSRWFLAAEFAAFVAFAGVWGVASDRAGRRVPFIAAGALGGSLGYAALAVLDVDFGTVLVLRAAQGAATIGAFSLAMTMLMDLSDDHGKDMGAAGIAIGSGTALGAPVGGRLTELDPKLPLVVGCLALAVAGVAALRVPDRAPGGHGESLRAGLQVLRNRPTLSVPFAFGFIDRFTAGFFALVGSLYFRQAFGLDAGAVGLTLALFFAPFALLQYPFGRLSDRIGRTVPIAAGSATYGLVVVGIGLAPHVRLAQGGMVVVGVLGALMSPATMALVTDLAGEDERGVSMGGFNVAGSLGFLTGIVGGGWVAEQYDFTTAFVLAGGAELLLAALALPALLRLDEA; this is encoded by the coding sequence ATGGTCCGACGCGAACGCGCAGCGCTCGCGGGCGTCGTGTTCGCGGTGCTGTTCGCGCAAGTCCTCCTCTACCCGGGTGCCGCCGACCTCGTCGCCGCGTTCGGCGCCGAGGACCCGGACACCGGGAGCCGGTGGTTCCTCGCCGCGGAGTTCGCCGCGTTCGTCGCGTTCGCCGGCGTCTGGGGCGTCGCCAGCGACCGCGCCGGCCGCCGCGTCCCGTTCATCGCCGCGGGCGCGCTCGGCGGCAGTCTCGGGTACGCCGCGCTCGCCGTCCTCGACGTCGACTTCGGCACCGTACTCGTCCTGCGTGCGGCGCAGGGCGCCGCCACCATCGGCGCGTTCTCGCTGGCGATGACGATGCTGATGGACCTCTCTGACGACCACGGCAAGGACATGGGCGCCGCCGGTATCGCCATCGGCTCCGGCACCGCGCTCGGCGCGCCCGTCGGCGGCCGCCTCACCGAACTCGACCCGAAGCTCCCGCTGGTCGTCGGCTGTCTCGCGCTCGCGGTCGCCGGCGTCGCCGCGCTCCGCGTCCCCGACCGCGCGCCCGGCGGCCACGGCGAGTCGCTGCGCGCCGGCCTGCAGGTGCTGCGGAACCGCCCGACGCTGAGCGTCCCGTTCGCGTTCGGGTTCATCGACCGGTTCACGGCCGGTTTCTTCGCGCTCGTCGGGTCGCTGTACTTCCGGCAGGCGTTCGGCCTCGACGCCGGCGCGGTCGGGCTCACGCTCGCGCTGTTCTTCGCGCCGTTCGCACTCCTCCAGTACCCGTTCGGCCGGCTCTCCGACCGCATCGGCCGCACCGTCCCCATCGCCGCCGGCTCCGCCACGTACGGCCTCGTCGTCGTCGGCATCGGGCTCGCGCCCCACGTCCGGCTCGCGCAGGGCGGGATGGTCGTCGTCGGCGTGCTCGGCGCGCTCATGTCCCCCGCGACGATGGCACTCGTCACCGACCTCGCGGGCGAGGACGAGCGCGGCGTCAGCATGGGCGGGTTCAACGTCGCGGGCTCGCTGGGCTTCCTGACGGGGATCGTCGGCGGCGGCTGGGTCGCCGAGCAGTACGACTTCACCACCGCGTTCGTGCTCGCTGGCGGCGCCGAACTCCTGCTGGCGGCGCTCGCGCTCCCCGCGCTGCTGCGACTGGACGAAGCCTGA
- the serB gene encoding phosphoserine phosphatase SerB — MTLVAFDFDGTLADSEMMDRLAARHGVGEEVADITERAMRGELSYAESLRERAGLVAGLPAEDAADVYSGVRLRDGAGELLGKLSDDGVRVVVLTGGFGPGVEAALDAAGVTVDRVVANSLPEADGELTGDVEGPLIEGTKDDALVDVCEAYGMDVADAVAVGDGANDAPMLDEAGCGVGFQPKPGVDEHCDTVVESMAELEALLRERNVL; from the coding sequence ATGACGCTGGTCGCGTTCGACTTCGACGGCACGCTCGCGGACTCGGAGATGATGGACCGCCTCGCCGCCCGCCACGGCGTCGGCGAGGAAGTCGCGGACATCACCGAGCGCGCGATGCGCGGAGAGCTCTCGTACGCCGAGAGCCTCCGCGAGCGCGCCGGCCTCGTCGCCGGCCTCCCCGCGGAGGACGCTGCCGACGTGTACAGCGGCGTCCGCCTGCGGGACGGCGCCGGCGAACTGCTCGGGAAGCTCTCCGATGACGGCGTCCGCGTCGTCGTGCTCACCGGCGGGTTCGGGCCCGGCGTGGAGGCCGCCCTCGACGCCGCGGGCGTGACCGTGGACCGCGTCGTCGCCAACAGCCTCCCCGAGGCGGACGGCGAACTCACGGGCGACGTGGAGGGGCCGCTCATCGAGGGGACGAAAGACGACGCGCTCGTGGACGTCTGCGAGGCGTACGGCATGGACGTCGCGGACGCCGTGGCCGTCGGGGACGGGGCCAACGACGCGCCGATGCTCGACGAGGCCGGCTGCGGCGTCGGCTTCCAGCCGAAGCCGGGGGTCGACGAGCACTGCGACACCGTCGTCGAGTCGATGGCGGAGCTGGAGGCGCTGCTGCGCGAGCGCAACGTGCTCTGA
- a CDS encoding O-acetylhomoserine aminocarboxypropyltransferase/cysteine synthase family protein — protein sequence MGDGDDYEFDTNSVHAGQEVDPATGSRAPPIYQTTSYVFEDSDDAAAQFALEKSGYIYSRLMNPTVETLQERLAALEGGVGAVATASGMASLDLATFVLASAGDNIVASSDLYGGTYTYLTHSVERRGVETEFVDALDYDAYEEAIDEDTAYVLVETIGNPSLTTPDFERLGEITDEAGVPLVVDNTFATPYLCNPLDHGADIVWHSTTKWIHGAGTTVGGALVDGGDFDWAKHAEKYPEIGQENPAYHGVNFSEAFGDAAFTYAAIARGLRDLGNQQSPFDAWQTLEKLESLPLRMEKHCENAQKVAEYLVDHEDVAWVTYPGLDDHPTHDNASEYLDGGYGGMITFGLEGGYEAAKETTENTDLASLLANVGDAKTLIIHPASTTHQQLTDEEKEAAGVRDDLVRLSVGIEDPADVVADLEAAIEAASR from the coding sequence ATGGGAGACGGAGACGACTACGAATTCGACACGAACAGCGTCCACGCGGGCCAGGAAGTCGACCCGGCCACGGGGTCGCGCGCGCCGCCAATCTACCAGACGACGTCGTACGTCTTCGAGGACAGCGACGACGCCGCCGCGCAGTTCGCGCTGGAGAAGTCCGGGTACATCTACTCGCGGCTGATGAACCCCACCGTCGAGACGCTCCAGGAGCGCCTCGCGGCACTGGAGGGCGGCGTCGGCGCGGTCGCGACGGCCTCCGGGATGGCGAGTCTGGACCTCGCGACGTTCGTGCTCGCGAGCGCCGGCGACAACATCGTCGCGTCCAGCGACCTCTACGGCGGGACGTACACGTACCTCACGCACAGCGTCGAGCGACGCGGCGTCGAGACGGAGTTCGTTGACGCGCTGGACTACGACGCCTACGAGGAGGCCATCGACGAGGACACCGCGTACGTGCTCGTCGAGACCATCGGCAACCCCAGCCTCACGACGCCGGACTTCGAGCGTCTCGGCGAAATCACCGACGAGGCGGGCGTCCCGCTCGTCGTGGACAACACGTTCGCGACGCCGTACCTCTGCAACCCCCTCGACCACGGCGCTGACATCGTCTGGCACTCCACCACGAAGTGGATTCACGGCGCCGGCACCACGGTCGGCGGCGCGCTCGTGGACGGCGGGGACTTCGACTGGGCCAAGCACGCCGAGAAGTACCCCGAAATCGGGCAGGAGAACCCCGCGTACCACGGCGTGAACTTCTCGGAGGCGTTCGGGGACGCGGCGTTCACGTACGCCGCCATCGCGCGCGGCCTGCGCGACCTCGGGAACCAGCAGTCGCCGTTCGACGCGTGGCAGACCTTGGAGAAGCTGGAGTCGCTGCCGCTGCGCATGGAGAAGCACTGCGAGAACGCCCAGAAGGTCGCCGAGTACCTCGTCGACCACGAGGACGTCGCGTGGGTCACGTACCCCGGGCTGGACGACCACCCCACGCACGACAACGCCAGCGAGTATCTGGACGGCGGCTACGGCGGCATGATTACGTTCGGGCTAGAGGGCGGCTACGAGGCCGCCAAGGAGACCACCGAGAACACCGACCTCGCGAGCCTGCTGGCGAACGTCGGGGACGCGAAGACGCTCATCATCCACCCCGCCTCCACCACCCACCAGCAGCTCACCGACGAGGAGAAGGAAGCCGCGGGCGTCCGCGACGACCTCGTGCGCCTGAGCGTCGGCATCGAGGACCCCGCGGACGTGGTCGCGGACCTCGAAGCCGCTATCGAGGCGGCCTCGCGGTAG
- the serA gene encoding phosphoglycerate dehydrogenase has translation MKVLVTDPIADAGLDRLREAGHDVETAYDVEGDALLDAVSDAHGLIVRSGTEVTEEVFDAADDLVIVGRAGIGVDNIDIDAATDHGVIVANAPEGNVRAAAEHSVAMTFAAARSIPQAHGRLKDGEWAKGDYLGTELNGKTLGVVGLGRVGQEVAKRLGGLGMDLVAYDPYIGEERAEQLGADLVEFDECIERADFVTVHVPLTDETEGLLGEDEFAQLEDGYVVNVARGGVVDEDALVDAVEDGVLAGAALDVFAEEPLPADSPLLDADDIVVTPHLGASTQAAQEHVATSTADQVVAALNDEPVLNALNAPSVDESSFGRIEPYIGLAETAGKVAAQLFDGRIERVEVSYEGDIAAEDLELVTASAQKGVFDPLEWQVNAVNAPRVAEERGIDVKESKTRQSEDFQSLVSVTVGNSDEELTVSGTLFAGDDPRLVKIDGYRVDAVPHGHMLAARNEDEPGVIGFIGTVLGDADVNIAGMFNARETIGGEALTVYNLDSTVPEAALDELLADERIIDVHNIELNGE, from the coding sequence ATGAAGGTACTCGTCACGGACCCCATCGCGGACGCCGGTCTCGACCGACTCCGCGAGGCGGGTCACGATGTCGAAACCGCCTACGACGTGGAGGGCGACGCGCTCCTCGACGCCGTCAGCGACGCCCACGGCCTCATCGTCCGCTCCGGCACCGAAGTCACTGAAGAAGTGTTCGACGCCGCCGACGACCTCGTCATCGTCGGGCGCGCCGGCATCGGTGTGGACAACATCGACATCGACGCCGCCACCGACCACGGCGTCATCGTCGCCAACGCCCCCGAGGGGAACGTCCGCGCCGCCGCCGAGCACAGCGTCGCGATGACGTTCGCCGCGGCCCGCTCCATCCCGCAGGCCCACGGCCGCCTGAAGGACGGCGAGTGGGCGAAAGGCGACTACCTCGGCACGGAACTCAACGGGAAGACGCTGGGCGTCGTCGGCCTCGGCCGCGTCGGCCAGGAGGTCGCCAAGCGCCTCGGCGGCCTCGGCATGGACCTCGTCGCCTACGACCCCTACATCGGCGAGGAGCGCGCCGAACAGCTCGGCGCCGACCTCGTGGAGTTCGACGAGTGCATCGAGCGCGCGGACTTCGTCACCGTCCACGTCCCGCTCACCGACGAGACCGAGGGGCTGCTCGGCGAGGACGAGTTCGCCCAACTCGAGGACGGCTACGTCGTGAACGTCGCGCGCGGCGGCGTCGTCGACGAGGACGCGCTCGTGGACGCCGTCGAGGACGGCGTGCTCGCTGGCGCCGCGCTCGACGTGTTCGCGGAGGAGCCGCTGCCCGCGGACTCGCCGCTGCTCGACGCCGACGACATCGTCGTGACGCCGCACCTCGGCGCGTCCACGCAGGCCGCCCAGGAGCACGTCGCCACCTCGACGGCCGACCAGGTCGTCGCCGCGCTGAACGACGAGCCCGTGCTGAACGCGCTGAACGCGCCGAGCGTCGACGAGAGCTCCTTCGGCCGCATCGAGCCGTACATCGGGCTCGCCGAGACCGCGGGGAAGGTCGCCGCCCAACTGTTCGACGGCCGCATCGAGCGCGTCGAGGTCAGCTACGAGGGCGACATTGCCGCCGAGGACCTCGAACTCGTCACCGCGAGCGCGCAGAAGGGCGTCTTCGACCCGCTGGAGTGGCAGGTCAACGCCGTCAACGCGCCCCGCGTCGCGGAGGAGCGCGGCATCGACGTCAAGGAGTCCAAGACCCGACAGAGCGAGGACTTCCAGAGCCTCGTCTCCGTGACCGTCGGGAACAGCGACGAGGAGCTCACCGTCTCCGGGACGCTGTTCGCGGGCGACGACCCGCGGCTCGTGAAAATCGACGGCTACCGCGTGGACGCCGTCCCGCACGGCCACATGCTCGCCGCGCGCAACGAGGACGAGCCCGGCGTCATCGGCTTCATCGGCACCGTGCTCGGCGACGCCGACGTCAACATCGCGGGGATGTTCAACGCCCGCGAGACCATCGGCGGCGAGGCGCTGACCGTCTACAACCTCGACTCCACGGTCCCCGAGGCAGCGCTCGACGAGCTGCTCGCGGACGAGCGTATCATCGACGTCCACAACATCGAGCTCAACGGCGAGTAA
- a CDS encoding HpcH/HpaI aldolase family protein, whose amino-acid sequence MPNAEPTNQLRERVEDGGVAVGVLDSTYSPTLVEFYGDLGVDFVWLDFEHGGPDPWDGPTVENLLRAADRSDVELLVRLPDTDPTLVRKALDLGVRNVFLPRVETAAEIEAAVKSARFEYDGEPGNRGLGSPRARRWGLRENYVAVEDRETMVGTTIETREAVENIDEILAVPELGFVFLGPLDLSVAYGHPGEFDHPEVQDAVETVRAAAVDAGVPVGGLAFGMDDAAAKAENGYQILNLGSTTGALKEVVTGWLDEFGARE is encoded by the coding sequence GTGCCCAACGCAGAACCGACGAACCAGTTGCGAGAGCGCGTCGAGGACGGCGGCGTCGCCGTCGGCGTGCTCGACTCGACGTACAGTCCGACGCTCGTGGAGTTCTACGGCGACCTCGGCGTGGACTTCGTGTGGCTGGACTTCGAGCACGGCGGCCCCGACCCGTGGGACGGCCCCACCGTCGAGAACCTCCTGCGGGCGGCCGACCGCTCCGACGTCGAACTGCTCGTTCGGCTACCGGACACCGACCCCACGCTCGTGCGGAAGGCGCTGGACCTCGGCGTCCGCAACGTCTTCCTGCCGCGCGTGGAGACCGCGGCGGAGATCGAGGCCGCCGTGAAGTCCGCGCGCTTCGAGTACGACGGCGAACCCGGGAACCGCGGGCTGGGGTCGCCGCGGGCGCGCCGCTGGGGGCTCCGCGAGAACTACGTCGCCGTCGAGGACCGCGAGACGATGGTCGGCACCACCATCGAGACCCGGGAGGCCGTCGAGAACATCGACGAGATTCTCGCCGTCCCCGAACTCGGGTTCGTCTTCCTCGGGCCGCTGGACCTCTCGGTGGCGTACGGCCACCCCGGGGAGTTCGACCACCCCGAGGTGCAGGACGCCGTCGAGACGGTGCGCGCGGCGGCCGTCGACGCCGGCGTCCCAGTCGGCGGGCTCGCGTTCGGGATGGACGACGCCGCGGCGAAAGCCGAGAACGGCTACCAGATACTGAACCTCGGGAGCACCACGGGCGCCCTGAAGGAGGTCGTCACGGGGTGGCTCGACGAGTTCGGCGCCCGCGAGTAA
- the metX gene encoding homoserine O-acetyltransferase MetX yields MPTTTFDEFEFESGQTLEDFTVAYGTYGEFTGDNAVLVCHALTGSQHVRGRGDGQGRGWWHDVVGPGKAIDTNEYYVVCANVPGSCYGTDGPASEGPDGEPYGTDFPPVTVGDWTRSQRRLLDDLGVGRLHAVLGGSVGGMNALDWARRFPDDARRVAAIAAAPRLDAQCLGLNAVARRAIRGDANWNGGDYYDGEFPTQGLALARQLGHLMYLSKDSMERKFGRRTAGREAGSDAFPVDDAGAFFPYRDVESYLDYQAEKFTDRFDANSYLYLTRAMDDYDLAEGYDSDASAVGAFAGEALLVSFTGDWHFTVDQSEGVAQAFREQEVPVSHHVVESDHGHDAFLVEPESVGPPVRDFLANGVAGRAVTDTVDHDDDRRTLYAPVHNSLFSG; encoded by the coding sequence ATGCCCACGACCACCTTCGACGAGTTCGAGTTCGAGAGCGGGCAGACCCTCGAAGACTTCACTGTCGCCTACGGGACGTACGGCGAGTTCACCGGCGACAACGCGGTCCTCGTCTGTCACGCGCTCACGGGCAGCCAGCACGTCCGCGGCCGCGGCGACGGGCAAGGGCGGGGCTGGTGGCACGACGTCGTCGGTCCGGGGAAGGCCATCGACACGAACGAGTACTACGTCGTCTGCGCGAACGTCCCCGGGTCGTGTTACGGCACGGACGGCCCCGCCAGCGAAGGACCGGACGGCGAACCCTACGGCACCGACTTCCCGCCGGTCACGGTCGGCGACTGGACGCGCAGCCAGCGCCGCCTGCTCGACGACCTCGGCGTCGGCCGCCTGCACGCCGTTCTCGGCGGCAGCGTCGGTGGAATGAACGCCCTCGACTGGGCGCGCCGCTTCCCCGACGACGCCCGCCGCGTCGCCGCCATCGCCGCCGCGCCCCGGCTAGACGCGCAGTGTCTCGGGCTGAACGCGGTCGCGCGCCGGGCCATCCGCGGCGACGCGAACTGGAACGGCGGCGACTACTACGACGGCGAGTTCCCGACGCAGGGGCTGGCGCTCGCGCGCCAGCTCGGTCACCTGATGTACCTCTCGAAGGACTCCATGGAGCGGAAGTTCGGCCGCCGCACCGCCGGCCGGGAAGCCGGCAGCGACGCGTTCCCGGTGGACGACGCGGGCGCCTTCTTCCCGTACCGCGACGTCGAATCCTACCTCGACTACCAGGCCGAGAAGTTCACCGACCGCTTCGACGCCAACAGCTACCTCTACCTCACGCGGGCGATGGACGACTACGACCTCGCGGAGGGCTACGACTCGGACGCCAGCGCCGTCGGCGCGTTCGCCGGTGAAGCCCTGCTCGTGTCGTTCACGGGCGACTGGCACTTCACGGTGGACCAGAGCGAGGGCGTCGCGCAGGCGTTCCGCGAGCAGGAGGTCCCGGTCTCGCACCACGTCGTCGAGTCCGACCACGGCCACGACGCGTTCCTCGTCGAACCCGAGTCCGTCGGCCCGCCCGTCCGGGACTTCCTCGCGAACGGCGTCGCCGGCCGCGCCGTCACCGACACCGTCGACCACGACGACGACCGTCGGACGCTGTACGCCCCCGTCCACAACAGCCTCTTCTCGGGGTAG
- the ligA gene encoding NAD-dependent DNA ligase LigA, whose product MADADALEDAPEDNPYVRDPDTDFAPVEDLTEDDAEEQVKLLREAVRYHDYRYYVQNDPVISDYAYDRLFERLQQLEDAFDLQTEDSPTQRVGGEPVEGLGTVEHVAPMLSIDSSGEEADVREFAARVEREVGETDFVCEPKFDGLSVEVVYEEGRYVRAATRGDGETGEDVTENVRTIESVPQRLRGDPPDFLAVRGEVYIPREAFQEYNAERVERGEEPFANPRNAAAGTLRQLDPSVTAERPLDCFFYDVLAAGKSEADVDADASRGGLDAGFDTHWAEHEALPDWGLKVNERTELADDVEEAIAFRDDLAAVREDLNYEIDGVVLKVDDRRACVDLGVTARHYRWAYAYKFPPRAEVTTIRDVVVQVGRTGRLTPVALLEPVEVGGVTVSRASLHNQEEIAEKGVGIGDDVRVERAGDVIPYVDEVVESHSEGHFQMPEECPRCGSDVEYDGPIAYCTGGLACPAQLVRAVGYFADVLDVEGIGEAAAQQFVEEGLVEDDVADLYELAEADLAELEGWGERSARNLLAELDAARHPPLGEFLAAIGIPEVGPTVARDLADHFGTLDALLSADERDLREVEGVGEVVAGHVREFLDNERNRRVIERLRDEDRLGEPEFPEETGGDELEGLTVVFTGSVEGWTRDDLQDLVVRHGGDAPSSVSGNTDYLVVGENPGTSKREDADEHDVPELSPGEFFELLDERGVDADR is encoded by the coding sequence ATGGCAGACGCGGACGCCCTCGAAGACGCGCCCGAGGACAACCCCTACGTCCGAGACCCCGACACCGACTTCGCGCCCGTCGAGGATCTCACCGAGGACGACGCCGAAGAGCAAGTGAAACTGCTCCGGGAGGCCGTCCGCTACCACGACTACCGCTACTACGTCCAGAACGACCCCGTCATCTCCGATTACGCCTACGACCGGCTGTTCGAGCGCCTCCAGCAGTTAGAGGACGCCTTCGACCTCCAGACCGAGGACAGCCCGACGCAGCGCGTCGGCGGCGAGCCCGTCGAGGGACTGGGCACCGTCGAGCACGTCGCGCCGATGCTCTCCATCGACTCCAGCGGCGAGGAGGCCGACGTCCGAGAGTTCGCCGCCCGCGTCGAGCGCGAGGTCGGTGAGACGGACTTCGTCTGCGAGCCGAAGTTCGACGGGCTCTCCGTGGAAGTCGTCTACGAGGAGGGCCGGTACGTACGCGCCGCCACGCGCGGCGACGGCGAGACCGGCGAGGACGTCACCGAGAACGTCCGCACCATCGAGAGCGTCCCCCAGCGCCTGCGCGGAGACCCGCCGGACTTCCTCGCAGTGCGCGGCGAGGTGTACATCCCGCGGGAGGCGTTCCAAGAGTACAACGCCGAGCGCGTCGAGCGCGGCGAGGAGCCGTTCGCGAATCCCCGGAACGCCGCCGCCGGGACGCTGCGCCAACTCGACCCGAGCGTCACCGCCGAACGCCCCCTCGACTGCTTCTTCTACGACGTATTGGCTGCGGGAAAGAGCGAGGCAGACGTGGATGCGGACGCCTCGCGCGGCGGCCTCGACGCCGGCTTCGACACGCACTGGGCGGAACACGAGGCGCTCCCCGACTGGGGATTGAAGGTCAACGAGCGCACCGAACTCGCCGACGACGTCGAGGAGGCCATCGCGTTCCGCGACGACCTCGCGGCCGTGCGCGAGGACCTGAACTACGAAATCGACGGCGTCGTACTCAAAGTCGACGACCGCCGGGCGTGCGTGGACCTCGGAGTCACGGCCCGCCACTACCGGTGGGCGTACGCGTACAAGTTCCCGCCGCGCGCGGAAGTCACGACAATCCGGGACGTCGTCGTGCAGGTCGGACGGACGGGCCGGCTCACGCCGGTCGCGCTGCTCGAACCCGTCGAAGTCGGCGGCGTCACGGTCTCGCGCGCGAGCCTCCACAATCAGGAGGAGATTGCGGAGAAGGGCGTGGGAATCGGCGACGACGTGCGCGTCGAGCGCGCCGGCGACGTGATTCCGTACGTCGACGAAGTGGTCGAATCCCACAGCGAGGGGCACTTCCAGATGCCGGAGGAGTGCCCGCGCTGCGGGAGCGACGTGGAGTACGACGGCCCCATCGCGTACTGCACGGGCGGGCTGGCGTGTCCCGCCCAGTTGGTGCGCGCGGTCGGCTACTTCGCGGACGTCCTCGACGTCGAGGGCATCGGCGAGGCGGCCGCCCAGCAGTTCGTCGAGGAAGGGCTCGTCGAGGACGACGTCGCAGACCTCTACGAACTCGCGGAAGCGGACCTCGCGGAACTGGAGGGGTGGGGCGAGCGGAGCGCGCGGAACCTGCTCGCGGAGCTGGACGCCGCGCGCCACCCGCCGCTGGGCGAGTTCCTCGCCGCCATCGGCATCCCCGAGGTCGGGCCGACGGTCGCCCGCGACCTCGCCGACCACTTCGGGACGCTGGACGCGCTACTTTCCGCCGACGAGCGCGACCTCCGCGAGGTCGAGGGCGTCGGCGAGGTGGTCGCCGGCCACGTCCGGGAGTTCCTCGACAACGAGCGCAACCGCCGCGTCATCGAGCGCCTCCGCGACGAGGACCGCCTCGGCGAACCCGAGTTCCCCGAAGAGACCGGTGGCGACGAACTCGAGGGACTCACTGTCGTCTTCACGGGGAGCGTCGAGGGGTGGACGCGAGACGACCTCCAGGACCTCGTGGTGCGCCACGGCGGCGACGCGCCCTCCTCGGTGTCCGGGAACACCGACTACCTCGTCGTCGGCGAGAACCCCGGCACGAGCAAGCGCGAGGACGCCGACGAGCACGACGTCCCCGAGCTCTCGCCCGGGGAGTTCTTCGAGCTACTGGACGAGCGCGGCGTGGACGCGGACCGATAG